From a single Candidatus Methylomirabilis lanthanidiphila genomic region:
- the pyk gene encoding Pyruvate kinase, producing the protein MRAAGDLSKVLVAREQGRIPWPFSPGHWTPWYNAGGSEPRSADTRVNLTAMPVIGTKTKIVATVGPASETAERLTRLVEAGVAVFRLNMAHGRRGWHEAVLGRIRRVSEDLDRPLAILIDLGGPKIRLGPIAGGSVNCEIGHRFRFVVDAAAARGPNDLTSSHRALVQALEIGNVVLLVDGMVSMRVEEKQEGAVVCRVVQPGEIRSGAGINVPGVHLPGGALTEKDYGDVRWAAGHSVDFFGLSFVRRPEDVRELRDELRRLDSGARIVAKIERAEAVEALNEIIHEADAIMVARGDLGVEIDIARIAGVQKQVIRRCRQARVPVITATHMLESMRSSRLPTRAEATDVANAILDGSDALMLSAETAIGRYPVEAVAMMRSIVRETEPLIEPWVGPEPGVRSPQAASSIIDGIVEATSRLAKEIRATLVLVATRDGNTALLLSKQRSRTPILGISHHKATVRCMSLYWGVTPLHFPEAQDSGELLRRVTNWARKQDLLRPGDRVVLIASTHWTTTGHNMIVVDEVK; encoded by the coding sequence GCGGGAGGGAGCGAACCCCGCTCAGCGGACACTCGCGTGAACCTGACCGCCATGCCCGTCATCGGCACAAAGACTAAGATCGTCGCGACCGTCGGTCCAGCCAGTGAAACGGCCGAGCGATTGACTCGACTCGTCGAGGCCGGCGTCGCCGTGTTTCGGCTCAACATGGCCCACGGCCGGCGTGGCTGGCATGAAGCCGTCCTCGGACGGATTCGTCGGGTTAGCGAGGATCTCGATCGCCCACTGGCCATTCTGATTGACCTTGGCGGACCGAAAATCCGGCTGGGGCCGATCGCCGGCGGAAGCGTGAATTGCGAGATCGGCCACCGGTTCCGCTTCGTCGTCGACGCAGCGGCGGCGCGCGGGCCCAATGATCTGACGTCGAGTCACCGCGCGTTGGTCCAAGCGTTGGAGATTGGGAACGTGGTGTTGCTGGTCGACGGCATGGTCTCGATGCGGGTCGAAGAGAAGCAGGAAGGCGCCGTCGTCTGCCGTGTTGTCCAGCCCGGCGAGATTCGCTCGGGTGCCGGCATCAATGTGCCAGGCGTCCATTTGCCGGGTGGAGCGCTTACCGAGAAGGATTATGGCGACGTGCGCTGGGCGGCCGGACATTCGGTCGATTTCTTCGGGCTCAGCTTCGTCCGCCGCCCGGAGGACGTGCGCGAGCTGCGTGACGAACTCCGACGCCTCGACTCCGGCGCCCGGATCGTGGCAAAGATCGAGAGGGCCGAGGCGGTCGAGGCCCTGAATGAGATCATCCACGAGGCCGACGCCATCATGGTGGCGCGCGGGGACCTCGGCGTTGAGATTGACATCGCGCGGATCGCCGGAGTGCAAAAGCAGGTCATTCGGCGATGCCGGCAGGCGCGAGTCCCTGTCATCACCGCGACACACATGCTCGAGAGCATGCGGTCGAGTCGGCTGCCCACTCGTGCGGAGGCTACTGACGTGGCGAACGCTATCCTCGACGGCTCCGACGCCCTCATGCTCTCTGCTGAGACCGCGATCGGCCGTTATCCGGTGGAGGCGGTGGCGATGATGCGGTCCATCGTACGCGAAACGGAGCCGCTGATCGAGCCGTGGGTCGGTCCAGAGCCAGGAGTTCGCTCGCCCCAGGCTGCGTCGTCGATCATCGACGGCATCGTCGAGGCGACGAGCCGTCTCGCGAAGGAGATCCGGGCCACACTTGTGCTCGTGGCCACCCGGGACGGCAATACTGCCCTGTTGCTGTCGAAGCAGCGCAGCCGCACTCCGATTCTGGGCATCAGTCATCACAAAGCCACTGTTCGTTGCATGAGTCTGTACTGGGGCGTGACCCCGCTCCACTTTCCAGAAGCCCAGGACAGCGGCGAACTGCTGAGGCGCGTGACCAACTGGGCTCGCAAACAAGACCTGCTTCGCCCCGGAGACCGGGTCGTGCTTATTGCGAGTACTCACTGGACTACGACCGGACATAATATGATCGTAGTCGATGAGGTAAAGTAG
- a CDS encoding UspA protein: MIPTYRKVLVTTDLSPTGNSAIPHAYAVLAGLGGTVILWHAIDLSGIPSSVYAQRIPGKPLAEQRAALRDSLFSSLEALVPEEARAEGRVTTEIRVVEAPGVIQEAICQDARTQEADLIVMSSHGHSGIKHLLLGSVAESVLKSADRPVLVVLSRE; encoded by the coding sequence ATGATACCAACGTATCGGAAAGTGCTGGTGACCACAGATCTTTCCCCAACCGGAAACTCCGCCATCCCCCATGCCTATGCCGTCCTGGCAGGACTGGGCGGCACCGTCATCCTTTGGCACGCGATTGATCTGTCTGGAATACCGTCCTCGGTTTACGCCCAGCGCATACCTGGGAAGCCGCTTGCTGAGCAGCGGGCCGCTCTCCGGGACTCGCTGTTTTCCTCGCTGGAAGCGCTTGTGCCTGAGGAGGCCCGTGCAGAGGGGCGGGTGACAACGGAGATACGGGTGGTGGAGGCCCCGGGAGTGATCCAGGAGGCGATCTGTCAGGACGCCAGAACCCAGGAGGCGGACCTCATTGTGATGTCATCCCATGGCCATTCCGGGATAAAGCACCTGCTCCTAGGTTCAGTGGCAGAGAGTGTGTTAAAGTCAGCCGATCGCCCCGTCCTCGTTGTCCTCAGCCGGGAGTGA